From Mauremys mutica isolate MM-2020 ecotype Southern chromosome 15, ASM2049712v1, whole genome shotgun sequence, one genomic window encodes:
- the LOC123350382 gene encoding LOW QUALITY PROTEIN: lysoplasmalogenase-like (The sequence of the model RefSeq protein was modified relative to this genomic sequence to represent the inferred CDS: deleted 1 base in 1 codon), with amino-acid sequence MKVQAGAWSWKQQPGCVPEPLPCTMDILETDARYRRDIAADAKSRRLKLLPFLASCGLYFALWLPEPSWVSAGVKSLPVLSLVWFLTAQAWGDGACTPAARRVRWGLMFSSVGDACLVWPQLFLLGMVAFALAHVCYIWALGLRPARPWLLLLLALGWAGAYATLWPCLGGPYVPAVGGYSALLAAMAWRALARPPPHLAVATGSLLFMASDLVLAWDHFCAPVPHARLMVMGSYYAAQGLIAAWAPRASPRWKET; translated from the exons ATGAAAGTCCAGGCGGGTGCCTGGagttggaagcagcagccagggtGCGTCCCGGAGCCGCTG CCCTGCACCATGGACATTCTCGAGACGGACGCCCGCTACCGCCGGGACATTGCAGCTGAT GCCAAGAGCCGCCGCCTCAAGCTGCTGCCGTTCCTGGCCTCCTGCGGCCTGTACTTCGCCCTGTGGCTGCCGGAGCCCAGCTGGGTCAGCGCCGGCGTCAAGAGCCTCCCGGTCCTGAGCCTGGTCTGGTTCCTGACGGCCCAGGCCTGGGGTGACGGTGCCTGCACCCCGGCCGCCCGCCGGGTCCGCTGGGGGCTGATGTTCTCCAGCGTGGGAGACGCCTGCCTGGTCTGGCCCCAACTATTCCTCCTAG ggatGGTGGCCTTCGCTCTGGCTCACGTCTGCTACATCTGGGCCCTGGGCCTGCGTCCCGCCCgcccctggctcctgctgctgctggcgctgggctgggccggggcctACGCGACGCTGTGGCCCTGCCTGGGGGGCCCCTACGTGCCGGCCGTGGGGGGCTACAGTGCCCTGCTGGCGGCCATGGCCTGGCGGGCCCTGGCCCGGCCTCCCCCCCACCTGGCCGTGGCCACCGGCTCCCTGCTCTTCATGGCCTCTGACCTGGTCCTGGCCTGGGACCACTTCTGCGCCCCGGTGCCCCACGCCCGGCTCATGGTCATGGGCAGCTACTACGCGGCCCAGGGGCTGATCGCAGCCTGGGCCCCCCGCGCCAGCCCCCGCTGGAAGGAGACCTGA